The following proteins are encoded in a genomic region of Dyadobacter sp. UC 10:
- a CDS encoding dihydrodipicolinate synthase family protein, which produces MKTQNKVTRRDFLEKMPPLALGIVAGSGLVSSALARSTAPSADEKKFVPVMVTPFGTDQKIDYDHVSRLIDFYLAAGAKGFFANCLSSEMYFLSEQERIDLTRHVVKHVNGKVPVVSTGSFGDTLANKALFAKKINDTGVDGVILISSHFAEKGESDAVLMQHFEQFFALAGDMKLGTYECPSPYKRVLSPEVFKFLVSNKNMIYHKDTTEDIAKIEEKLAVAKGTQMELYNAHAASALKSLQKGGQGMSPISGNFYPEIHTWLCKNANNPAKAEDANWIQAEITRMEPLISNSYPLSSKYFLRKRGLPVELVCRAKGKMITPEQQLVLDKAHRTFLDWCSRLGIEAVKA; this is translated from the coding sequence ATGAAAACTCAGAACAAAGTGACCAGAAGGGACTTTCTGGAAAAAATGCCGCCGCTGGCGCTTGGTATCGTCGCCGGAAGCGGGCTTGTATCATCTGCATTAGCACGTAGTACCGCACCATCGGCGGACGAGAAAAAATTCGTCCCGGTCATGGTTACCCCCTTTGGTACAGACCAGAAAATAGACTATGACCATGTCTCCCGGCTAATCGACTTCTACCTTGCCGCAGGAGCAAAAGGCTTTTTTGCCAATTGCCTGAGCAGCGAAATGTATTTTCTGAGTGAACAGGAACGCATTGACCTCACCAGGCATGTCGTGAAACATGTAAATGGAAAAGTCCCGGTGGTATCAACCGGATCTTTCGGCGACACGCTGGCAAACAAGGCGCTGTTTGCAAAGAAAATCAATGACACCGGAGTAGACGGCGTCATTTTGATATCCAGTCACTTCGCCGAAAAAGGTGAAAGCGATGCTGTGCTCATGCAACATTTCGAGCAATTTTTCGCATTGGCCGGAGATATGAAATTGGGTACATATGAATGCCCCTCGCCCTACAAGCGCGTTCTTTCCCCCGAAGTATTCAAGTTCCTGGTTTCCAATAAGAACATGATTTACCATAAGGACACAACCGAAGACATTGCCAAGATTGAGGAGAAACTGGCCGTGGCAAAAGGAACTCAGATGGAGCTGTACAATGCACATGCCGCATCCGCACTAAAATCACTACAAAAGGGAGGACAGGGAATGTCCCCTATTTCCGGAAATTTTTACCCCGAAATACATACCTGGCTTTGTAAAAATGCCAATAATCCCGCCAAAGCCGAAGACGCCAACTGGATCCAGGCTGAAATTACCCGGATGGAGCCTTTGATCTCCAACTCCTATCCTTTGAGCTCAAAATATTTTTTGAGAAAACGCGGTCTGCCCGTTGAATTGGTTTGCAGGGCCAAAGGAAAAATGATTACGCCTGAACAACAACTGGTTCTGGATAAAGCCCACCGTACATTCCTGGATTGGTGCAGCCGGCTCGGCATAGAAGCGGTAAAAGCGTAA
- a CDS encoding RNA polymerase sigma factor, producing MSSEPVDEIQVWKTFQSGSKDAYTSLYRLHVKAMYRYGMSLVPVSEAFVFDCIHDVFTEIWVKRERLSVPENIRHYLLKSLKVRIIHLLHRQEKSHSSLTQGDFDDLWSEPSADEIYIEKEAADNRREMVRRLIALLPHRQQEAIRLRYVENMDYQEIGNILAVNRQSAQNLVHRAVQKLREWLQ from the coding sequence ATGAGTAGTGAACCTGTTGACGAAATACAAGTATGGAAAACATTTCAGTCAGGTAGCAAAGATGCCTATACCAGCCTGTACCGGCTGCATGTAAAAGCGATGTACCGGTACGGCATGAGCCTCGTACCAGTTTCGGAGGCTTTTGTGTTTGATTGCATTCACGATGTTTTCACTGAAATATGGGTTAAAAGAGAGCGGCTTTCGGTACCGGAAAATATACGCCATTATCTACTGAAATCGCTTAAAGTGAGGATCATACATCTCCTGCACCGACAGGAAAAGTCGCATTCCTCGCTTACCCAGGGTGACTTCGATGATCTCTGGTCAGAACCTTCGGCAGATGAAATCTACATAGAAAAGGAAGCGGCAGATAATCGCCGGGAAATGGTCCGCAGGCTGATCGCTTTATTGCCTCACCGTCAGCAGGAGGCGATAAGGCTTAGGTATGTCGAAAATATGGACTACCAGGAGATCGGCAATATCCTGGCTGTCAACCGGCAGTCTGCACAAAACCTCGTTCACCGGGCCGTTCAAAAACTTCGCGAATGGCTTCAATAG
- a CDS encoding FecR family protein: protein MTTDYTYFSIIDLAVDEAFLQHYLDPDLASNQFWNNWLIDNPEKRGDWEEARKLVEAVLLGLTDYTRIYLSEEAEEALLQRIWATNHSVLPQPNAAQPNAAQPNAAQPNAARPNAAQPNKGKVIPLTIRKQSRVLAACVVLAVLAGGYWLIRHNNTANSIYDKQVSTLQDPLIEKTNSLSEPQLIYLPDSSTVLLFPASKMSYPTTYGNQIRNIYLSGKADFDVRKNPERPFLVYANEIITKVLGTSFQVSAFEKDADIVVKVQSGQVSVYQEKEYVTSDQQHSEKAGVLLLPNQQVVFKRTGEQFNKAIVENPVLLPATPAGAFVYDETPVLQVLKEIEVAYGVDIVYSDELLQSCELTANLSEEPLRGKLDILCRSIGATYEIVDAQIIITSKGCKKI from the coding sequence GTGACTACAGACTACACTTATTTCAGCATCATAGACCTGGCGGTAGACGAAGCTTTTTTGCAGCATTATCTCGATCCTGATTTAGCGTCCAACCAATTCTGGAACAACTGGCTGATCGATAACCCCGAAAAAAGGGGCGATTGGGAAGAGGCAAGAAAGCTCGTGGAGGCAGTGTTGCTTGGATTGACAGATTACACACGCATTTACCTTTCGGAAGAAGCAGAGGAAGCATTGCTCCAACGCATCTGGGCTACCAACCATAGTGTCCTGCCCCAACCGAATGCGGCCCAACCGAATGCGGCCCAACCGAACGCGGCCCAACCGAATGCGGCCCGACCGAATGCGGCCCAACCGAACAAAGGGAAAGTAATTCCGTTGACGATCCGGAAACAAAGCCGCGTGCTGGCGGCGTGTGTGGTGCTAGCTGTGCTCGCGGGAGGTTACTGGCTGATCCGGCATAACAATACCGCAAATTCAATTTATGACAAGCAGGTGTCCACATTGCAGGATCCACTGATTGAAAAGACAAATTCCCTTTCCGAACCGCAGCTGATTTACCTGCCCGACAGTAGCACAGTGCTGCTTTTTCCAGCCAGTAAAATGAGCTACCCGACAACCTACGGAAATCAAATCAGGAACATATACCTGTCAGGGAAAGCAGACTTTGACGTTCGTAAAAACCCGGAAAGGCCGTTTTTGGTCTATGCAAATGAAATCATAACCAAAGTACTTGGCACAAGTTTCCAGGTAAGTGCATTTGAAAAAGACGCAGATATCGTCGTTAAAGTACAAAGCGGACAAGTGTCTGTATACCAGGAAAAAGAATACGTGACCAGCGATCAGCAGCATTCAGAAAAGGCAGGCGTTTTATTGCTGCCCAATCAGCAGGTCGTTTTCAAGCGGACGGGCGAACAGTTCAACAAAGCAATTGTTGAAAACCCCGTCTTGCTTCCCGCCACACCGGCCGGCGCATTTGTTTATGATGAAACGCCTGTTTTGCAGGTATTAAAAGAAATCGAAGTTGCTTACGGTGTCGATATTGTTTACAGCGACGAGTTGCTGCAAAGTTGCGAGCTGACGGCTAACCTTTCCGAGGAACCGCTGCGCGGTAAGCTGGACATCCTATGCCGGTCCATTGGCGCTACTTACGAGATCGTGGACGCGCAGATTATTATTACTTCCAAAGGCTGCAAAAAGATTTGA
- a CDS encoding TonB-dependent receptor gives MKISMVQILLLCTFFGVSWANDLSAQELLNRRLSLDLKEKKIKLVLKEIEKSAGVHFSYSPQVIESGRPVTISVKDATLGEVLRQLLTPLQISYDVTGKQIVLSNSEQPPKPVKENNPGVQQSIDKSVNGRVTDEKGDALPGVSIMVKGSNQGTTTDNDGNYRLTVPEGSVFLIFSFVGYQSQEVAVDRTGIDIQLTADIKSLTEMVVVGYGVQKKTSVTAAVATLKGEEVAAIPITNLSNSLGGRLSGVIVKQGSGEPGRDGSSIFIRGISSTGANQPLLIVDNIPRNFQHLDPNTIESFTVLKDAAAVAPYGVAGANGVVLVTTKRGKKGTPSLSYNGYVGFQNPTALPDYVSAHQFGLLKNAAAEAAGLPKPYTDDELQKFIDGSDTDKYPNHDVRKELISKNAVITTHNIELSGGAERISYYASVGYQHQAGMWPSTNNNRYNLALNLDANVTNSTKISLNLNGRVQKSLYPSINTARIFELLHYAHPQNGPLFFSNGMNGSYVTGSILSSGYQRNNTTSIYTQLSLEQQIPFIEGLSFKGTIAYDPTTDLSKLWALPVHLASINTATKPYVITDGIFGQAQPSLNQSLAKNHQLTYQAGLNYNRSFGKNNIGVLGLFEAKANESMSLAASRRNYNLTIDEINMGSSSNADMTTSGTSSSARQVGVVYRVTYDYADKYLLEASGRYDGSYFFSPEKRFGFFPAFSAGWRLSEEQFLKGKVRWLDNLKVRASYGEVGALAGSPFQYLSTYNVVGPAYVIGGNAVQSVRERNQANPNITWERARKTDIGLEGTLWRGLLNFEVDYFYEKRSNMLVNPDVVLPLEYGIGLSQVNDGIMDNRGFDLSIGSNYRVSNDLQLSLSGNLTYAKNKVLQVFETATTFNNPNRRVTGRPLGTQFGFHSLGFFQVEDFDEAGALNPGIAVQPWGKVQPGDIRYEDMNSDGKINDDDITTIGDPVSSPRIIYGIAPNIRYKNFNLDLLFQGAAKTNFYYDMDAGWAFFNGMGAFTNHMDYWTPENRNASNPRITAAPTTNNTQRSSFWMGNARYLRMKSATLAYNVPASVAKKIRTQSARIYVSAQNLFTWTPLRNFDPEVGNSLGRGYPQQKVTSIGLNITF, from the coding sequence ATGAAAATCTCAATGGTGCAAATACTCTTGCTTTGCACGTTTTTCGGCGTTTCCTGGGCTAATGACCTTTCTGCACAGGAATTGCTCAACCGGCGGCTGTCTCTGGATTTGAAGGAGAAAAAGATCAAACTGGTCCTGAAAGAAATAGAAAAATCCGCTGGTGTACACTTTTCGTATAGCCCCCAGGTTATCGAATCCGGCAGGCCGGTTACCATTTCCGTGAAAGATGCAACGCTCGGCGAAGTGCTCAGGCAGCTGCTCACTCCCTTGCAGATTTCCTACGATGTAACCGGGAAGCAGATCGTGCTCAGCAACTCGGAGCAGCCGCCCAAACCGGTAAAAGAAAATAACCCGGGCGTGCAGCAAAGCATAGACAAATCGGTAAATGGCCGCGTGACCGACGAGAAAGGTGACGCATTACCAGGCGTGAGCATTATGGTAAAAGGCAGTAACCAGGGAACCACCACCGACAACGATGGAAATTACAGGCTCACCGTGCCGGAAGGTTCCGTTTTCCTGATTTTCAGCTTCGTAGGATACCAGAGTCAGGAGGTCGCCGTCGACAGGACCGGCATCGATATTCAACTGACGGCGGATATCAAATCACTGACCGAAATGGTGGTGGTGGGCTACGGCGTACAAAAGAAAACATCTGTAACCGCCGCAGTTGCCACATTGAAGGGTGAAGAGGTGGCAGCTATTCCAATTACCAATCTCAGCAATAGTCTGGGAGGAAGGTTATCCGGGGTGATTGTAAAACAAGGTTCAGGCGAGCCGGGGCGGGATGGTTCCAGCATCTTTATCCGCGGGATCTCTTCTACCGGGGCCAATCAGCCTCTTCTGATCGTCGACAATATCCCTAGAAATTTCCAGCATCTGGACCCCAACACCATTGAATCCTTTACAGTTTTAAAAGACGCCGCTGCCGTGGCTCCTTACGGGGTTGCAGGCGCAAACGGTGTCGTACTGGTCACGACCAAAAGAGGCAAAAAAGGCACTCCCAGCCTTTCATACAATGGATATGTGGGTTTTCAAAACCCAACTGCGCTGCCGGACTACGTCAGTGCGCACCAGTTCGGACTTCTGAAGAATGCGGCCGCGGAAGCAGCGGGTCTGCCTAAACCTTACACCGACGACGAACTTCAGAAATTCATAGACGGGTCTGATACCGACAAATACCCCAACCATGACGTGCGCAAGGAGCTCATTTCGAAAAATGCAGTGATCACCACGCATAATATAGAACTTTCGGGAGGCGCAGAACGCATATCCTATTATGCCAGTGTGGGTTACCAGCACCAGGCTGGCATGTGGCCTTCCACAAACAACAACAGATACAATCTTGCACTTAACCTGGACGCTAACGTTACAAACTCTACCAAAATTTCGCTGAACCTGAATGGCCGGGTCCAGAAATCGCTCTACCCTTCTATTAATACCGCGCGGATCTTCGAGCTGCTTCATTACGCACATCCCCAGAACGGGCCTTTGTTTTTCAGCAATGGAATGAATGGCTCCTATGTTACCGGGAGCATTCTGAGCAGCGGCTATCAGCGCAATAATACGACCAGCATTTACACGCAACTCTCGCTGGAACAGCAGATTCCGTTTATCGAAGGATTAAGCTTTAAAGGTACCATCGCCTACGATCCGACGACTGACCTAAGTAAACTCTGGGCGTTGCCTGTACATCTTGCCTCTATCAATACTGCTACAAAGCCCTACGTGATCACAGACGGTATTTTCGGACAAGCGCAACCTTCCCTGAATCAAAGCCTGGCCAAAAATCACCAGTTAACCTACCAGGCAGGCCTGAATTATAACCGCTCTTTCGGAAAAAATAATATCGGCGTCCTCGGACTTTTCGAAGCAAAGGCCAATGAATCCATGAGCCTGGCAGCTTCCCGCAGAAACTACAATCTGACCATCGACGAAATCAATATGGGCAGTTCCAGTAATGCCGATATGACCACCAGCGGAACATCCAGCTCGGCGCGGCAGGTAGGTGTAGTTTACAGGGTTACCTACGACTATGCCGATAAATATCTGCTGGAAGCGAGCGGTCGTTACGATGGCAGCTATTTCTTCTCACCAGAAAAACGGTTTGGTTTTTTCCCTGCATTTTCAGCGGGCTGGCGGTTATCGGAAGAGCAGTTTCTGAAAGGAAAAGTACGCTGGCTGGATAACCTGAAAGTACGAGCGTCTTACGGAGAAGTAGGCGCGCTCGCAGGCAGCCCTTTCCAGTACCTGAGTACCTACAATGTAGTGGGACCCGCTTATGTCATCGGCGGCAACGCGGTGCAATCCGTACGTGAAAGAAACCAGGCCAATCCGAACATTACCTGGGAAAGAGCCAGGAAAACCGATATCGGTCTGGAAGGTACACTATGGCGCGGGCTGCTGAATTTTGAAGTGGATTATTTCTACGAAAAACGCTCCAATATGCTCGTAAACCCGGATGTAGTACTTCCGCTGGAATACGGCATCGGACTGAGCCAGGTAAACGACGGAATTATGGACAACCGCGGTTTCGACCTTTCTATCGGATCCAATTACCGCGTTTCCAACGATTTGCAGCTATCGCTTTCCGGAAACCTTACCTATGCCAAAAACAAAGTACTTCAGGTTTTCGAAACGGCTACTACATTCAATAACCCTAACAGAAGAGTGACCGGCAGGCCGCTCGGCACCCAGTTTGGTTTTCATTCCCTGGGCTTTTTCCAGGTTGAAGATTTTGACGAGGCAGGAGCGCTTAACCCCGGCATCGCCGTGCAGCCCTGGGGGAAAGTTCAGCCGGGAGATATACGCTATGAAGACATGAACAGCGACGGCAAGATCAATGATGATGATATTACCACGATCGGCGACCCGGTATCCAGTCCACGCATTATATATGGCATTGCGCCAAACATCAGATATAAAAACTTCAACCTGGACCTGCTTTTCCAGGGCGCTGCGAAAACCAATTTTTATTACGATATGGATGCAGGATGGGCCTTCTTCAATGGAATGGGTGCATTCACAAACCACATGGATTACTGGACGCCTGAGAACCGCAATGCAAGCAACCCGCGCATCACAGCCGCCCCTACCACGAACAATACCCAGCGGTCGAGCTTCTGGATGGGCAATGCGAGATACCTGCGGATGAAAAGCGCAACGCTCGCCTACAATGTACCGGCTTCGGTTGCCAAAAAGATCAGGACACAAAGTGCCCGGATTTATGTATCTGCCCAGAATCTGTTTACCTGGACGCCGCTTCGCAATTTTGATCCGGAGGTAGGCAACTCTCTCGGCCGGGGTTACCCGCAGCAAAAAGTAACTTCGATAGGTCTCAACATTACTTTTTAA
- a CDS encoding RagB/SusD family nutrient uptake outer membrane protein, producing MIHFKIIRKYSGKSLFLLLLLAQFSCSDFLEVESREQVSDATLWQTSGNADLFLNNVYSGLPGPFNTYDPGENFTDNAMNGVNGTASRTLYANSVYTPSNTPNVWNLYNSIRAANLFITKATASQLPDDWKKLRIAEARFVRAYYYMLLWTNHGGVPIITDVLNQNEQGDEIFRARNTAEETYQFIVTECAAIANDLPATAQAGRASKGAALTLQGFCELYQASPLYNPSNDKAKWLQAAQTNKKVMDLASYTLFPNYETMLLEASNNNSEIIFTKQYLGGTSLGGGKEGLQGPWIVGGIQRAYGGVNPTQELVDEYAMANGLPISDPASGYDPQKPYTNREKRFYQSVIYDGAFWVDQEMVMKQGVGSRNATDLSNTNEATNTGYYLKKGLDPKYAVNGDHKLSSANFVIFRYAEVLLSYAEAQNEAVGPDASVYEAINAVRKRSELPALKAGLTQAQMRVAIHRERRIELAFEEKRWYDLMRLKLAEKNLNGSVHAMVIEQTGGKWVYKVVPAPDGARAFFANKNYLFPIPQNAIDRNSKLTQNPNY from the coding sequence ATGATACATTTCAAAATCATTCGCAAATACAGTGGTAAGTCGCTATTTCTCCTGTTGCTTTTGGCGCAATTCTCCTGCTCCGATTTCCTGGAAGTGGAGTCGAGGGAGCAGGTTTCTGATGCTACCTTGTGGCAAACGTCAGGTAATGCAGATCTGTTTTTGAACAATGTCTACTCCGGTCTGCCTGGCCCGTTCAATACCTATGACCCGGGCGAGAATTTTACCGACAATGCGATGAATGGTGTAAACGGAACCGCCAGCAGGACACTCTATGCCAATTCGGTCTATACCCCCAGCAATACGCCGAATGTGTGGAACCTGTATAACAGCATCCGGGCCGCCAACCTGTTTATCACGAAAGCAACCGCCTCGCAGCTTCCCGACGACTGGAAAAAGTTGCGGATCGCCGAAGCGCGGTTTGTGCGGGCTTACTATTATATGTTGCTGTGGACCAACCACGGCGGCGTCCCGATTATCACAGATGTTTTGAACCAGAATGAACAGGGCGACGAGATTTTCCGGGCACGCAATACCGCCGAGGAAACTTACCAGTTTATCGTGACCGAATGCGCCGCCATTGCAAACGATTTGCCCGCTACCGCACAAGCCGGCCGCGCGTCCAAAGGTGCTGCATTGACATTACAGGGTTTTTGTGAATTGTACCAGGCAAGTCCGCTTTACAATCCTTCGAATGACAAAGCCAAATGGTTGCAGGCGGCCCAAACCAATAAAAAAGTGATGGATCTGGCCAGTTACACGCTTTTTCCAAACTACGAAACAATGCTCCTGGAAGCCAGCAACAACAATAGCGAGATCATTTTCACCAAACAATACCTGGGCGGAACTTCACTCGGAGGCGGCAAGGAAGGCTTGCAGGGGCCCTGGATCGTGGGCGGGATCCAGCGTGCATACGGCGGTGTAAATCCCACGCAGGAGCTTGTGGACGAATATGCGATGGCGAACGGTCTGCCCATTTCCGACCCCGCTTCGGGTTACGACCCCCAGAAACCGTATACCAACCGGGAAAAGCGGTTTTACCAGTCGGTTATTTATGACGGGGCGTTTTGGGTCGACCAGGAAATGGTCATGAAACAGGGCGTCGGAAGTCGGAATGCGACAGATTTGAGTAATACCAATGAGGCTACTAATACCGGATATTATCTCAAAAAAGGCCTCGACCCGAAATATGCCGTAAACGGAGACCACAAACTCAGCAGCGCAAACTTTGTGATCTTCCGCTATGCCGAAGTGCTTTTGAGTTACGCAGAAGCACAAAATGAGGCAGTCGGACCTGACGCGTCGGTGTATGAAGCGATCAATGCGGTGCGAAAAAGATCCGAGCTGCCGGCATTAAAAGCAGGCCTCACACAAGCACAAATGCGCGTTGCCATTCACAGGGAGCGGCGTATCGAGCTGGCTTTTGAAGAAAAAAGGTGGTACGATTTAATGCGTTTGAAACTGGCTGAGAAAAACCTGAACGGTTCGGTGCATGCGATGGTCATCGAGCAGACAGGCGGAAAGTGGGTTTACAAAGTAGTACCGGCGCCAGATGGAGCAAGGGCATTTTTTGCAAACAAAAATTACCTCTTTCCTATTCCTCAAAACGCCATTGACAGAAATTCAAAACTGACCCAGAACCCTAATTATTAA
- a CDS encoding PVC-type heme-binding CxxCH protein encodes MTISKLLGACVLPLLLITTTASLHTQPASREVPPEKALATFQLPDNFQIELVASEPLLSDPVAMEIDEYGRMYVVEMHGYPLDKSGTGKVRLLADSDGDGKMDKTTVFAENLVLPTGIMRWKKGILVTDPPNVLYLEDTDGDGSSDVRDTLLTGFAMSNPQHNFNNPVLGIDNWIYLGHEPAVTAKVFQEEFGDRGGEILYPKEKDGKKLPQNALGRSVRFNPDKKDIEILSSYTQFGHTFDKWGRYLLVSNANPGYHEVIAARYLGRNPDLLVSNVTQSMSDHSSEVFPITKNPLHQLLTDVGVFTSACGITSYQGGLFPSPFDSITFVAEPVSNIVHADIIRDKGASFSASRVYKDNEFLASTDSWFRPVNMYVGPDGALYVVDYYRQIIEHPEWMAEDVIKSGALYNGVDKGRIYRITPKGTPKASWTKNLKLGDASDEELVKQLANPNIWWRRNAQRLLLDRNAVNAISALEKMATNPASSAGRLHALWTLEGLGNLSSKHIINALQDKEAGVRENAIKLAELHLEKYPALAANLLSLKNDRNAKVRFQLLCTLGSVNTPQAAEVRQAILFKDLNDPWVQIAALSASTSGNGVLMDAVLKNYKSEIPAYASLVERLSTMTGTSGDTVAIKKLVKNALTSPTSKTSTAAKSDWRPSVLFGLAQSMKRPKDPGALKDTKSTLLQAALSNPSAALREASLRLLKTTGLPQTNESGLAMQRSAKVAADPAAAPDRRNDAIQFLSLDNPAKYEQILKKLIAPNEPRAIQLTALKTLSSIPDETVSKFLLENWPSLTPDLRDAAINTFMVNDKRIKLLLDGVESGKIHQESIGWPRSVGLMAQGNEALRNRSRALLTKKNDARAAIIKKYNQALDLTGNASAGKLVYQKNCSVCHQIGGGEGVAFGPDLGTIRNRRPESIVGDILDPNLSIADGYDIWLIELKAGESMQGLIANETPTAITVSNYGGQKTVIGRKDIKSLKALGMSSMPAGLEAEIDQQAMADLLAYIKQPK; translated from the coding sequence ATGACTATTTCAAAACTGCTTGGCGCCTGCGTATTGCCGCTTTTACTGATTACAACTACCGCAAGCTTACACACCCAACCGGCTTCACGCGAAGTACCACCTGAAAAGGCGCTTGCTACATTCCAGCTGCCCGATAATTTCCAGATAGAGCTTGTCGCCAGCGAACCGCTGCTTTCGGATCCCGTGGCGATGGAAATCGACGAGTATGGCCGCATGTATGTGGTTGAAATGCACGGATATCCGCTGGATAAGAGCGGTACCGGCAAAGTAAGGCTGCTAGCGGATTCGGACGGGGATGGAAAAATGGACAAAACAACGGTTTTTGCTGAAAATCTGGTGTTACCGACCGGCATTATGCGCTGGAAAAAGGGTATACTGGTTACGGATCCGCCTAATGTACTGTACCTGGAAGATACCGACGGTGACGGCAGCTCGGATGTGCGGGATACATTGCTGACCGGGTTTGCGATGTCGAACCCGCAGCATAATTTCAACAACCCTGTTCTTGGGATCGATAACTGGATTTACCTGGGGCACGAGCCTGCTGTGACGGCCAAAGTTTTTCAGGAAGAGTTCGGAGACCGCGGCGGCGAGATCCTTTATCCGAAAGAAAAAGACGGCAAAAAACTCCCTCAAAATGCGCTGGGGCGCAGCGTTCGCTTTAATCCCGACAAAAAGGACATTGAAATTCTATCCAGCTACACCCAGTTTGGCCATACGTTCGACAAATGGGGCCGGTACCTGCTGGTGAGTAATGCCAATCCGGGCTACCACGAAGTGATCGCCGCACGTTACCTCGGCCGAAATCCCGATCTGCTGGTATCCAATGTAACCCAAAGCATGTCCGATCATTCTTCGGAGGTGTTCCCGATTACCAAAAATCCATTGCACCAGCTGTTGACCGACGTGGGCGTTTTTACTTCTGCCTGCGGCATTACCAGTTACCAGGGCGGACTTTTCCCCTCCCCTTTTGATAGCATTACTTTTGTCGCAGAGCCTGTCAGCAACATTGTGCATGCGGATATTATCCGCGACAAAGGCGCCAGTTTCAGTGCCAGCCGGGTTTATAAAGACAACGAATTTCTCGCCTCAACTGATTCCTGGTTCCGGCCGGTGAATATGTATGTGGGGCCGGACGGCGCCTTGTACGTGGTGGATTATTACAGACAGATCATCGAGCACCCAGAGTGGATGGCCGAAGATGTGATCAAATCGGGCGCGCTTTATAATGGTGTGGACAAAGGCAGGATTTACCGCATTACGCCAAAAGGAACGCCAAAAGCTTCCTGGACAAAAAACCTGAAATTAGGCGATGCTTCGGACGAAGAACTGGTTAAGCAATTGGCTAACCCTAATATCTGGTGGAGAAGAAACGCGCAACGCCTGCTGCTGGACAGAAACGCGGTAAATGCTATATCGGCATTAGAGAAAATGGCGACGAATCCAGCCTCGTCTGCGGGAAGACTGCATGCATTATGGACACTGGAAGGACTAGGCAATCTCAGTAGTAAACACATTATCAATGCATTACAGGACAAAGAGGCGGGTGTAAGGGAAAATGCTATCAAACTGGCAGAACTACATCTCGAAAAATATCCAGCACTTGCTGCGAATTTACTCAGCCTGAAAAATGATCGCAATGCCAAAGTCAGGTTTCAGCTGCTTTGTACGCTCGGCTCGGTCAATACGCCGCAGGCTGCGGAAGTACGGCAGGCGATTTTGTTTAAAGATTTGAATGATCCCTGGGTACAAATCGCAGCTTTATCGGCCTCCACGTCCGGCAATGGTGTTTTGATGGATGCGGTTTTGAAGAATTATAAATCTGAAATACCCGCTTATGCCTCGTTGGTGGAGCGGTTGAGCACGATGACGGGTACCAGCGGAGATACAGTCGCGATTAAAAAGCTGGTTAAAAATGCATTGACTTCTCCGACTTCAAAAACGAGCACTGCGGCTAAATCAGACTGGCGGCCGTCGGTTTTATTTGGTTTGGCCCAAAGTATGAAAAGGCCGAAAGATCCGGGCGCGTTGAAAGACACGAAATCCACGCTATTGCAGGCGGCGCTTTCCAATCCGTCAGCAGCTTTGCGCGAGGCAAGTTTGCGGTTGCTGAAAACAACAGGTTTGCCGCAAACCAATGAATCCGGGCTGGCTATGCAGCGATCGGCCAAAGTAGCCGCCGACCCGGCTGCCGCGCCCGACAGGCGAAACGATGCAATCCAGTTTTTGTCTCTTGATAACCCAGCGAAATACGAGCAGATCCTGAAAAAACTGATCGCGCCCAACGAACCCCGGGCTATACAGCTGACCGCATTAAAAACACTGAGTTCCATTCCTGATGAAACTGTGAGCAAGTTTTTACTGGAAAACTGGCCCTCACTTACGCCGGATTTGCGGGATGCGGCGATCAACACCTTTATGGTCAACGACAAGCGCATCAAACTCCTGCTCGATGGGGTTGAATCCGGAAAAATCCATCAGGAAAGTATAGGCTGGCCACGAAGTGTAGGACTGATGGCGCAGGGAAATGAAGCATTGAGAAACCGGTCCCGGGCATTGCTCACCAAGAAAAACGACGCGCGGGCGGCTATTATCAAAAAATACAACCAGGCCCTTGACCTGACCGGAAATGCATCCGCCGGCAAGTTGGTTTATCAGAAGAATTGCTCGGTATGCCACCAGATCGGCGGCGGCGAAGGTGTCGCTTTCGGTCCCGACCTGGGTACCATCCGCAACCGGCGGCCGGAATCGATCGTCGGGGATATTCTGGATCCTAACCTTTCTATTGCCGACGGATATGATATCTGGCTGATCGAGCTCAAAGCGGGCGAATCGATGCAGGGATTGATCGCCAACGAAACGCCGACTGCGATTACGGTGAGCAATTATGGCGGACAGAAAACAGTGATTGGCCGGAAAGATATCAAGTCGCTGAAAGCGCTGGGCATGTCGAGCATGCCGGCCGGACTGGAAGCCGAAATTGACCAGCAGGCGATGGCCGATTTGCTGGCGTACATCAAACAACCCAAATAA